From the genome of Natrinema marinum:
TTCGACCTCCGGCAGGATCCAACCGTCTTCGAGCAGGTGTCTTGCGAGTGCGAACTCACCTGGGAAACCGTCATCGAGCGCGAGCGGAGCTTCAACCAGCCGCTCGCGCGATAGCACGCCACAGCGTCCCAGTCGTCCCTCGAGCCGAGAATCGGGATCGACTATTTTACGTTCGGCCGGCGAACGATCGGTATGGCGCTGTCCGATTATCTGAACGAACTCGAGCCCACACTGATGATCGCCATCGGTTTCGTCCTGTTTATCATCCCCGAACCCGCGACCTCCGCGTTCGGCGCGGGCCTGATGCTGCTCGGTGCGAGCTGGTGGTTCTACGAGTGGGGCCGCTAACCGAGTTCAATCGCCGGCGGCCGTCCCGTCCGAGACCGAGCGCGTCGATTCGGCGTCGACGCGTGGGACCTCGAGCGTGACGACGGTCCCCCGCGGCTCGTTGTCGGCGAAGGAGAGTCTGCCGCCGGCCTGCGTGACGACCCAGTTGACCAGCCAGAGGCCGAGCCCGCTGGCGTGTCTGAGCTGGGTGATCTCCCGGTCGCCCTCGAGCAGTTCTCGCTCCTCCTCGGGCATGCCGGGCCCGTCGTCGGCGACCGTCAGCCGCAGCATCTCGTCGTCCGGGCAGTCCCGAAGGGTCACGTCGACCGTCGGTCGCGCCCGGTCGTTGTGCTCGACGGCGTTCTCGAGGATCTGGAAGACGGCCGTCTCGAGGTACTCGTCGGCTCGAGCGAAGCGCCGGTCCGGCAGCGAACTGGAGATCTCGGCGTCGTGGTCGCGCTCGAGCCGGTCGATCGCCTCTTCGATGGTCGTGGTGAGATCGATCGGCCCGGCCGCGACTTCGTCGCGGTCGAGGACCCGTTCGACGGCGCGGGTCTTTCCCGCGAGGCCGATGAGCTCGCTCGTCCGTTCTTTGATCGTCTCGACGTATTCGCTGTCGGCGTCGTCGACGGCGTCGGCGAGCATCTCGGCGCAGCCGTCGATGATGTTCATGCCGTTGCGCAGGTCGTGGCGCAGGACGCGATTGAGGATCTCGAGTCGCTTGCGCCGCCGTTTCTGAGTCGTGATGTCGGTGTAGAGGCCGAAGGTGTGGTTCGAGGAGCCGTCGGACTCCATCGGGACGATTCGCATCATGAACTCGCGCATCCCGTCGGCGGTCCGACGCGTGACTTCGGCTTCGACGGTCTCGCCGCGCTCGCTCTGGCGATTGAGTGCGGCGGCCTCCTCCCGCGCGTTGGCGGGAACGAGGTCGTCGTCGAGCGGTTCGCCGACGAGTTCAGCTTCCTCGTAGCCGAACACGCGCTCGAACGCCGGATTCACCGCCTCGACGATCGGCTCGCCGTCGCAGTGGCGCGCGCTGACGACCGCGTCGGGGACGTTCTCGAACAGCGCCGCGAACCGGTCGCGTTCCGACCGGAGACGGTCTTCGAACGCGAGGCGATCGAGCGCGTCGGCCACGTGCGAGAGCAGCAGTTCCGCCAGCTCCTCGTCGGCCGGGGTGAAGGCGTCCGACGCCGTCGAGACGGCCTGAAACACGCCGCGGTCGCCGATCGGGACGCTGAGTACCGACTCGATGTCGTCGATCTTCGGCTCCGTGTCGTCGTCCGCCGCGATGTCGTCGATCCGGCACGGCCGCTGCGTGCGATAGGTCTTCCCGGCGATGCCGTCGTCGATCGCCCGTCGCTCCGCGAGGTCGCTCTCGAGGCTGGACGAGACGGCTTCCCTGACGAGGGCGTCGCCGTCGGCCCTGTCGACGCAGCAGACGTCGAAGTTGAGGACGTCTTCGGCGGCTTCCACGGTCAGGTCGTAGATCTCGGCTCGGCTCTCGCAGTCCTCGAGCCGCGAGGCGACGCTGTGTAAGGCTTCGATCTTCGCTTTCCGATCCACCAGCTTCCGTTCCATGCGCTTGCGGTCGCTGATGTCGCGGGCGATGCCGACCGTCCCTTCGATCTCGCCGTCGGACCGCAACAGCGCCATGTTGACCTCGAGCGGCGTTTGCTCTCCGTTGGGACTGACCAGCGTGATCTCGAAAGTGACGACGTGTCGCTCGTCGTCGGCGACGAGCGCTCGAATGTGTCGGTTCCCGCGCTCGACGCTCTCGTCGGTGAGGATCGTCGAGACGTGCTCTCCGAGAAGGTCCGCGCGGTCGTAGCCGGTCTCTCCCATCATCGTGTCGTTGACGGTGACGAACCGACCCTCGCAGTCTAACTGATAGACGCAGTCGCCGACCGTCTCGACGACCG
Proteins encoded in this window:
- a CDS encoding PAS domain S-box protein; the encoded protein is MGSNTGTKACVVTVDPDVADAIERALAERGVAADAVETADDCLESLSSADCVVVAKAADAEPIELCEAIRAQRAELPIVVYPDDGSEALAGAVVAAGADGYVPRSAGTETLAARTDELLEETKDRRQTGRAGTGDGTAVSADRVETLVERSPIPIVEWTPRYEIRNWNPAATELFGYTAEEAVGESAVELVIPECDHETDRARRETFREDALDGDPFCRLERNVCKDGKIVSCEWAYTPLVDDAGDVSSVLSFAQDVTDERERANALEALYETVNELLRAESADEIADIVMTATEDVIDRSLGAIRFYDEETERLELVGVTPTLDEHTDDISLVGPNDAVLWDAYTNEEPTVVENVSTGRIPYDIRTEVGTAILQPLGEHGMLTVASPGAETLDDVEATLIHVLATTAEAALDRAARERELERTKTVVETVGDCVYQLDCEGRFVTVNDTMMGETGYDRADLLGEHVSTILTDESVERGNRHIRALVADDERHVVTFEITLVSPNGEQTPLEVNMALLRSDGEIEGTVGIARDISDRKRMERKLVDRKAKIEALHSVASRLEDCESRAEIYDLTVEAAEDVLNFDVCCVDRADGDALVREAVSSSLESDLAERRAIDDGIAGKTYRTQRPCRIDDIAADDDTEPKIDDIESVLSVPIGDRGVFQAVSTASDAFTPADEELAELLLSHVADALDRLAFEDRLRSERDRFAALFENVPDAVVSARHCDGEPIVEAVNPAFERVFGYEEAELVGEPLDDDLVPANAREEAAALNRQSERGETVEAEVTRRTADGMREFMMRIVPMESDGSSNHTFGLYTDITTQKRRRKRLEILNRVLRHDLRNGMNIIDGCAEMLADAVDDADSEYVETIKERTSELIGLAGKTRAVERVLDRDEVAAGPIDLTTTIEEAIDRLERDHDAEISSSLPDRRFARADEYLETAVFQILENAVEHNDRARPTVDVTLRDCPDDEMLRLTVADDGPGMPEEERELLEGDREITQLRHASGLGLWLVNWVVTQAGGRLSFADNEPRGTVVTLEVPRVDAESTRSVSDGTAAGD